One part of the Solanum dulcamara chromosome 3, daSolDulc1.2, whole genome shotgun sequence genome encodes these proteins:
- the LOC129882033 gene encoding uncharacterized protein LOC129882033 has translation MGGKCPHRSVKKRRYSHKQFRRTKFLVKGDDAVYDELIKAEEQRKELPVDEDLPGMGQYYCMHCDRYFANVTVRDEHFKTKKHRKRVKIMMGPKPHTQLDADLAAGMGMPDNGPKLMLMS, from the exons ATGGGAGGAAAGTGTCCACACCGGAGCGTGAAGAAGCGTAGATACTCTCACAAGCAATTTCGCCGTACAAAATTCCTTGTTAAAGGAGACGACGCCGTTTACGATGAGCTGATAAAGGCGGAGGAGCAACGGAAAGAGTTGCCCGTCGATGAAGATCTTCCCGGAATGGGTCAATACTATTGTATGCACTGCGA TCGATATTTTGCGAATGTTACTGTGAGGGATGAGCATTTCAAGACGAAGAAGCACAGGAAGCG TGTGAAAATAATGATGGGCCCTAAACCACACACCCAACTTGATGCTGACTTAGCTGCTGGAATGGGCATGCCAGATAATGGTCCAAAGCTaatgttgatgagttaa